A genomic region of Haliotis asinina isolate JCU_RB_2024 chromosome 1, JCU_Hal_asi_v2, whole genome shotgun sequence contains the following coding sequences:
- the LOC137256927 gene encoding uncharacterized transmembrane protein DDB_G0289901-like translates to MEAGAEAGTAAVKASALSPLVKIVIAVVAGVVVSGAVIGVAVGLTVGNSGGDVKVVGNSSKVSGTTTVGQTTSASNNAGSTVAGQTTSGSNNGGSTVDGQTASGSNSGGSTVDGQTTSGSNGGGSTADGQTTSGSNNGGSTVAGQTTSGSNNGGGSTVAGQTTSGSNNGGSTVAGQTTSGSNNGGSTVAGQTTSGSNNGGGSTVAGQTTSGSNNGGSTVAGQTTSGSNNGGSTVAGQTTSGSNSGGTTVSGQTTSGSNSGRTTVSGPTTPGLTISASSETTPSVNTATTATTATTATTTIVPQTTTPNVLCAPDFQRTVVLMYYTGRVDLYFRGGLSDSRTNPAGGNTVELSYSDSQPFGTSSSFDKYYYHTGGDTTLDWTGAEGGQRPYNGVDAAQGSPSVRTTNVVGEANYYYLNTIGADYWAWDTCMKCTDTTGGWFDIKAYTDNWESDRNQPAECDGTADVTDRRKPYSSGNHIARCGKINIFQHSQNTCTINSFNGNTPTAS, encoded by the exons GAGCAGAAGCAGGAACAGCCGCTGTCAAGGCCAGTGCGTTATCCCCCCTCGTAAAGATCGTTATCGCTGTCGTGGCAGGCGTGGTTGTCAGTGGTGCCGTCATTGGTGTGGCCGTCGGTCTGACTG TCGGAAACAGTGGAGGCGATGTTAAGGTTGTTGGAAATTCATCAAAGGTATCTGGAACAACCACAGTGGGGCAGACGACATCCGCTTCAAACAATGCTGGGTCAACTGTAGCTGGGCAGACGACATCCGGTTCGAACAACGGTGGGTCAACAGTAGATGGGCAGACGGCCTCCGGTTCAAACAGCGGTGGGTCAACAGTAGATGGGCAGACGACTTCCGGTTCAAACGGTGGAGGATCAACTGCAGATGGGCAGACGACTTCCGGTTCAAACAACGGTGGATCAACTGTAGCTGGGCAGACGACTTCCGGTTCAAACAACGGTGGAGGATCAACTGTAGCTGGGCAGACGACTTCCGGTTCAAACAACGGTGGATCAACTGTAGCTGGGCAGACGACTTCCGGTTCAAACAACGGTGGGTCAACTGTAGCTGGGCAGACGACTTCCGGTTCAAACAACGGTGGAGGATCAACTGTAGCTGGGCAGACGACTTCCGGTTCAAACAACGGTGGATCAACTGTAGCTGGGCAGACGACTTCCGGTTCAAACAACGGTGGGTCAACTGTAGCTGGGCAGACGACATCTGGTTCAAACAGTGGAGGCACAACTGTAAGTGGGCAGACGACATCCGGTTCAAACAGTGGAAGAACAACTGTAAGTGGACCTACCACACCCGGATTAACAATCAGTGCTTCAAGTGAAACGACACCCTCAGTGAACACGGCTACAACGGCTACAACGGCTACAACGGCTACAACGACAATCGTTCCACAAACAACAACGCCAAATGTTTTGTGCGCACCAG ATTTCCAGAGAACCGTGGTACTGATGTATTACACAGGCCGTGTCGACCTTTACTTTCGTGGTGGGCTCAGCGATTCAAGGACGAACCCAG CTGGTGGCAACACAGTTGAGTTGAGCTACTCGGATAGTCAGCCTTTTGGTACATCTTCATCATTCGACAAGTACTACTATCACACGGGCGGAGACACGACCCTGGACTGGACAGGCGCTGAGGGAGGACAGCGGCCGTACAATGGCGTGGACGCCGCGCAAGGGTCACCGTCCGTCAGGACAACAAACGTTGTGGGAGAGGCTAACTACTACTACCTTAACAC TATTGGCGCTGACTACTGGGCGTGGGATACCTGCATGAAATGTACCGACACCACCGGGGGCTGGTTCGACATCAAAGCCTACACTGATAACTGGGAAAGTGACAGGAACCAGCCAGCAGAATGTGACGGTACAGCCGACGTGACTGACCGAAGGAAGCCGTACAGCAGCGGGAACCACATTGCCCGTTGTGGaaaaatcaacatatttcagcaTTCTCAAAATACGTGCACCATCAACAGTTTCAACGGGAATACGCCAACAGCATCCTAA